One part of the Excalfactoria chinensis isolate bCotChi1 chromosome 8, bCotChi1.hap2, whole genome shotgun sequence genome encodes these proteins:
- the CDKN2C gene encoding cyclin-dependent kinase 4 inhibitor C isoform X2 produces the protein MRRADPDSEDFASELAAAEAQMPTVSRVMKLGNPEIARRLLMSGANPNLKDSTGFAVIHDVARAGFLDTLQTLLEFHADVNIEDAEGNLPLHLAAQEGHVRVVEFLLRRTPSRVAHQNRRGDTALDVARLYRRSAVVRLMEGGPPPAADAD, from the exons ATGCGGCGGGCGGACCCCGATAGTGAAGACTTTGCCTCGGAGCTTGCGGCTGCTGAGGCTCAGATGCCGACTGTGAGCAGG GTGATGAAGCTCGGCAACCCCGAGATCGCCCGCAGACTGCTGATGAGCGGCGCGAACCCCAACCTGAAGGACAGTACCGGCTTCGCCGTCATTCACGACGTAGCCAGAGCGGGTTTCCTGGACACTTTGCAGACCCTGCTGGAGTTCCACGCCGACGTGAACATCGAGGACGCGGAAGGCAACCTGCCGTTGCACCTGGCGGCTCAGGAGGGCCACGTGCGGGTGGTGGAGTTCCTGCTGCGGCGCACCCCGAGCCGCGTGGCGCACCAGAACCGCCGCGGCGACACGGCGCTGGACGTGGCCCGGCTGTACCGGCGCAGCGCCGTGGTGCGGCTGATGGAGGGCGGCCCTCCGCCCGCGGCCGACGCCGACTGA
- the CDKN2C gene encoding cyclin-dependent kinase 4 inhibitor C isoform X1 gives MAEPSGNELASAAAKGDLVQLTNLLQKNVNVNAQNGFGRTALQVMKLGNPEIARRLLMSGANPNLKDSTGFAVIHDVARAGFLDTLQTLLEFHADVNIEDAEGNLPLHLAAQEGHVRVVEFLLRRTPSRVAHQNRRGDTALDVARLYRRSAVVRLMEGGPPPAADAD, from the exons ATGGCCGAGCCTTCTGGGAACGAGCTGGCGTCCGCGGCTGCCAAGGGGGACCTAGTGCAACTCACTAATTTGTTGCAAAAGAATGTAAACGTCAATGCACAAAATGGATTTGGGAGGACTGCGCTGCAG GTGATGAAGCTCGGCAACCCCGAGATCGCCCGCAGACTGCTGATGAGCGGCGCGAACCCCAACCTGAAGGACAGTACCGGCTTCGCCGTCATTCACGACGTAGCCAGAGCGGGTTTCCTGGACACTTTGCAGACCCTGCTGGAGTTCCACGCCGACGTGAACATCGAGGACGCGGAAGGCAACCTGCCGTTGCACCTGGCGGCTCAGGAGGGCCACGTGCGGGTGGTGGAGTTCCTGCTGCGGCGCACCCCGAGCCGCGTGGCGCACCAGAACCGCCGCGGCGACACGGCGCTGGACGTGGCCCGGCTGTACCGGCGCAGCGCCGTGGTGCGGCTGATGGAGGGCGGCCCTCCGCCCGCGGCCGACGCCGACTGA